The genomic DNA TGCCGACACCGACCACGATGTCGTCGGCGAGTTCGCACGCACGCTCGATCGCACCGAGGCCCGCCGGCGTGCGCAGCGTGATTTCGAGCACTTTCACGCCGCCCGCATGCAATGCGCGCGACACGTGTTCGCCCTGTTCGACCGTGTCGAACGCGAGCACCGGAATCACCGGGCCGAGGCGCACGATATCGCTTACTGTTTTCGCCGTCATGGTCAGACTCCTTGTTTCTGAAGCGCCGCGCCGGCTTGCGCGGTGCTCGTGTGATGGCCGCTGGGTTGATGGCCGTGCTTGTCGCCGTGCTTATGGTCACTGCCGTGGCCGTCCTCGCCGACCAGCCTGCCGAATACCGACGCGCCCTGCTCCGCCGGCGCCGCCGCCGCCCGGAATACGCCGAACAGCTCGCGGCCGAAGCCGACTTCGTTGTCCGCCTGATGCAGCGGCTCTGCGTTCGGACGCGCGGCCCATTCGGCGGCGTCGATTTCGATGTCGAGCACGCCGGCTTCGGCGTCGATCACCAGCATGTCGCCGGTGCGAACCTTGCCGATCGGCCCTTGCAGCAACGCTTCCGGCGACAGATGAATCACCGCCGGCACCTTGCCCGACGCGCCCGACATGCGGCCGTCGGTCACCAGCGCGACATGGAAACCCTGATCCTGCAGCACACCGAGCAGCGGCGTCAAACGATGCAGCTCGGGCATGCCGTTTGCCTGCGCGCCCTGAAAGCGCACCACCGCGATGAAGTCGCGCTTGAGCTCACCATTGTCGAACGCTTCCTGCACCGCTTCCTGCGAATCGAACACGATCGCTGGCGCCTTCACCTTGCGGTGCTGCGCCGCGACCGCCGAGATCTTGATCACGCCACGGCCGAGCTTGCCCTGCATCAGACGCAGGCCGCCGTCCGGCTGGAACGGCTCCTTGATGCCGCGCAGCACCGCGGTATCCGCGCTGGCCTCGACGCCCGCCACCCATTGCAGCTTGCTGTCGATCAGCTTCGGCTCCTCGGTGTAGCGCTTCAGGCCCTTGCCCGCGACCGTGTTCACGTCTTCATGCAGCAGACCGCCTTCGAGCAGATTGCGCACGAGGAACGCGACACCGCCCGCCGCGTGGAAGTGGTTCACGTCGGCCTTGCCATTCGGATAGATCTTCGCGAGCAGCGGCACGGCCTGCGACAGCGTGTCGAAGTCGTCCCAGTCGATCACGATGCCTGCCGCACGCGCAATCGCGACGAGGTGCAGCGTGTGATTGGTCGAGCCACCGGTCGCCAGCAGCGCGACGATGCCGTTGACGATCGCCTTCTCGTCGACGACATGGCCGATCGGCATGTAGTGACCGCGCTCGACGGTCAGATCGAGCACGCGGCGCGCGGCCTGCGCGGTCAGCGCGTCGCGAAGCGACGTGTGCGGATGCACGAAGGCCGAGCCAGGCAGATGCAGGCCCATCACTTCCATCAGCATCTGGTTGCTGTTCGCGGTGCCGTAGAAGGTGCAGGTGCCGTGGCTGTGATAGGCGGCCGCTTCCGCTTCGAGCAGCGCCTCGCGGCCGCACTGGCCGGTCGCGAACTGCTGGCGCGTCTTCGCTTTGTCGTCATTGGACAGGCCGCTCGCCATCGGCCCCGCCGGCACGAAGATGGTCGGCAGATGGCCGAATTGCAGCGCGCCGATCAGGAGACCCGGCACGATCTTGTCGCAGATGCCGAGGCACAGCGCCGCGTCGAACATATTGTGCGTGAGCGCGACGGCCGTGCTCATCGCGATCACTTCGCGCGAGAACAGCGACAGCTCCATGCCCGCGTTGCCCTGCGTGACGCCGTCGCACATCGCCGGCACGCCGCCCGCGAATTGCGCGACGCCGCCGTTTTCACGCGCGGCCTGCTTGATGATGTCCGGGTAGTTTTTGTACGGCGCGTGCGCCGACAGCATCTCGTTGTACGAGGAAACGATGCCGATGTTCGGCTCGCGGATCTGCTTGATCACGAGCTTGTCGTTGCCTTCGAGGCCTGCGAAACCGTGGGCGAGGTTCGCGCACGACAACGCGCCGCGCGCCGGGAAGCGCCCCTGCGCATGCTGGATACGGGCCAGATACGCTTCACGGGTGGGCTTGCTGCGCTCGATCACGCGTTTGGTGACCTTCAACAATTGCGAATGCGGGGAAACCATCGGAGCTCCTTCGTCGTTGGCGGCAGGCGCGCGCATGACACCAGGCGGTATCGCGGGGTTGTGTTGTCGAACGAGGCAATGTTAGTAGAAAAACTACATGATCGCAATGACGAACTCTGCTGCGACGCCGCATCGCGCTGATGGCCGCATCGCCCTATTGACGGTGCTTGTACGCTCCACAGCAAAAACCCAGGGAATACACTTACTCATCGATATGTAGTTTTTGTACATCCCTTTTGTATGCCATCGGTCAATCGGATATAGTCCACACGTTCTTCAGCATAGTGCGAGTTTTCCGATGATGCTGTCCCAGGTGGAGGAGATGCGCGACCAGCTGCGCCCGTCCGAGCGCAAGCTGGCCGATTACGTGATCGAGGCGCCGCGCGAGGTGCTCGATCTGTCGATGACCGAGGTCGCCGCGCGCGCGGGCGTGAGTCAGCCGACGATCGCGCGCTTCTGTCACGCGCTCGGCTTTTCCGGGTTTCGCGAGTTCAAGATCCGCCTCGCGCAGGGCATCGCCGCCGAAGTGCCGGCCGTCTATCGCGACGTGCGGCCCGACGAGCCGACGCCGGGCGTCGCCGCGAAGGTGCTCGACCGGACCATCGGCGCGCTGATCCAGGTGCGCAACAATCTGTCGTCGGACAGCGTCGCGGCGGCCATCGACATCCTCGCGCGGGCGAAGCGCATCGAGTTCTACGGCGCGGGCGGCTCGGGCATCGCCGCACTCGACGTGCAGCACAAGTTCTTTCGGCTCGGCATGCCGAGCGTCGCCTATTCGGACCCGCATACGTTTCTGATGTCGGCGGCGCTGCTGGGCGAGGGCGACGTCGTGGTCGCGATCTCGAACACGGGCCGCACGCGCGACATCATCGACGCCGCGAAGGCCGCGCTGAAAGCGGGCGCAAAGGTGATCGCGATCACGCACGGCAATTCGCCGCTCGCGCGGCTCGCAACCGTGGGCCTCTTTGCAAACGTCGACGAAGACACGGATATCTTTTCGCCGATGACCTCGCGCGTGTCGCATCTTGCGATCGGCGACATTCTGGCGGTCGGCGTCGCGCTGAGCCGCGGGCCGGACCTGGTGGAGAAGCTCGCGCAGACGAAGGAAGTGATTCATCGGCGGCGGGTGGATTCGCGGGGATAACGCGCGACGAAAAATAAAACAAAGGGCGGTGTGCCGTTCAACCGGCGCACCGCCCTTTCCGTCTGTTCCAGCCCGGCGCTGAACGCCGTCAGCCGCTCAGAACGGCTTGATCACCACCAGCGCGACCGCCACGAGCATGCCAAGCACCGGCAATTCGTTGAACATCCGATACCACTTGTCCGAGCGGCGATTCTCGCCGCGCTCGAACCTGCGCAGCAGCACGCCGCAATACGCGTGGTAGATGACGAGCAGCACGACCACGCCGACCTTCGCGTGAATCCAGCCCTCCCCGCTGCCGATGCCGATGACGAGCCACAACCACAGCCCGCACGCGATCGCGGGCACGGCAATGAGGCTCATGAAGCGGAACAGTTTGCGCGCCATCAGCAGAAGACGCGCCGTCGCGGCGGGTTCCGTTTCCATCGCCAGATTGACGAAGATGCGCGGCAGATAAAACAGGCCCGCAAACCAGGAAGCAATCAATACGATGTGAAACGTCTTTACCCAGAGCATCGGCGGGTCCTTGTTGTTGTGGCGCTTCGATTCGTGGTTATTGACGGCCTTCGCCGTGACCCAGCACGACGTACTTCAGCGATGTCAGCCCTTCGAGGCCGACCGGACCACGCGCGTGCAGCTTGTCGTTGGAGATGCCGATCTCGGCGCCGAGGCCGAACTCGAAGCCGTCCGCGAAACGCGTCGACGCGTTGACCATCACGCTTGCCGAATCGACTTCGCGCAGGAAGCGCATCGCGCGGTCGTGGTCTTCGGTGACGATCGCGTCGGTGTGCTGCGAGCTGTACGTGTTGATATGCTCGATCGCCGCGTCGATGCCGTCGACCACCTTGATCGCGAGTACGGGCGCGAGATATTCGGTGCGCCAGTCTTCCTCGGTCGCGTCGACGAGCGGACCGACGCCCGCATCGGCCAGCACCGCGCGCGCCGCCGCATCGACGCGCAGCTCGACTTCCTTGCCGCGATACAGCTTGCCGAGCGGCGGCAGCACTTCAGCCGCGATGCCGCGCGCGACCAGCAGCGTCTCCATCGTGTTGCAGGTGCCGTAGCGGTGCGTCTTCGCGTTGTCGCAGACATTGAGCGCCTTCGCCAGGTCCGCGCGATCGTCGACATAGACGTGGCAGATGCCGTCGAGGTGCTTGATCATCGGCACGCGCGCTTCGTTCATCAGACGCTCGATCAGGCTCTTGCCGCCGCGCGGCACGATCACGTCGACGTACCCGGTCATCGTGATCAGCTTGCCGACCGCCGCGCGGTCCGCCGTCGCGACCACCTGCACCGCGTCCTGCGGCAAGCCAGCGGCTTCGAGCCCCTCGCCGATCAGCTTCGCGAGCGCGGTATTGCACTCGAGCGCTTCGGAGCCGCCGCGCAGAATGGTCGCATTGCCGGACTTCAGGCACAACGCGGCCGCGTCGATCGTCACGTTCGGGCGCGATTCGTAGATGATGCCGATCACGCCGAGCGGCACACGCATCTGGCCGACCTGAATGCCGCTCGGCCGATACTTCAGATTGCTGATTTCACCGATCGGATCGGCCAGCGCCGCGACCTGGCGCAGGCCTTCGACCATCGTCTTCAGCGCCTTGTCCGACAGCGTCAAACGGTCGATGAACGCAGCGTCGTGCCCCTTGCCGCGAGCGCGTTCGAGGTCGCGCGCGTTGGCGGCCTTCAGCAGATCGGCATCGCGCTCGATAGCCTCGGCAACAGCCGCGAGCGCCGCATTCTTCGCGGCGGTCGAGGCACGCGCCATCGCGCGCGAAGCCTGGCGGGCGCGCCGGCCGAGGTCGGTCATGTACTGGTCGATATCCATGGTCATTCTCGTGATGCCCCGCACTTTTGCGTGCGGTGGTCGGGCAAGATTAGCGAAAGATCAAACGATTGTAAGTCGGGTACTGGGGCTTTGCTCGCGCGCGGGCAGCGGGTGCGATGAGCTGTCGCGGGTTTGCCGATGCGTGGCGTCGAGCGTGCGGCACGCGAAACGCGGTGGTCTGCAGGTGGAACGGCTGGCGGTTGCTACGCGATTGCTCGCGTCAGACTGGCCGCCGCGTTGGCTCCGCGGTTGACGCCCGAGGTCGCGGCGGCGGCACTGGCGACGCTGCCGGCGATTTCGGCGCGGCCACCGCCATGGCGAGCTCGAACAGGCCGTCCCACGGATCGGGAGGAGGATCGTTGCGATGATTGCGCGGCGTGCCGCCCGACAAACCCTTCACCTGCCGGTCGAGCCGCGCCGCCAGCGCGAGCGCCTTCTCGAGCGCCGCTTCGCTGACGCGCGACAGTGCCGGCCCGATCAGCCGTTCGCGCGGACCCCACACGCGGTTCTCGCGGGTGAGCATCGCGAGCGGCTTGCCGGCCGCGACGCCGCGCTTGATTCGCAGCAGCGTGCGCACTTCCTCGACGACGGCCCACAGCACGAGCACCGTGGCCTCGCCTTCACCGCGCAGCCCGTCGAGCATGCGCGCGAGACGGCCGACGTCGCCCGCGAGCATCGCCTCGTTGAGCTTGAACACGTCGTAGCGCGCGACGTTGAGCACCGCATCCTGCACCTGATCGAAGCTCAACGAGCCGCTCGGATACAGCAGCCCGAGCTTCTGGATTTCCTGATGCGCGGCGAGCAGATTGCCCTCGACGCGCTCGGCGATAAACGCGAGGGCGCGCCGCCCTTCCTCGCCAGCCGCGACGCGCTGCCCCTGGGCCGCGAGCCGCTGCCCGACCCAGTTCGGCAGTTGCGCGCGCTCGACCGGATCGATCTTCAGCGCGACGCCGGCATCGGCGAGCGCGGTGAACCATGCCGACTTCTGCGTGGCGGCGTCGAGGCGCGGCAGCGTGATCATCGTCAGCACGTCGTCATTGACGGTCGACGCGAGCGCCTTCAGCGCATCGGCGCCTTCCTTGCCCGGCTTGCCCGACGGAATGCGCAACTCGACGAGCTGCCGGTCGCCGAACAGCGACATCGACTGGCTTGCGCCGAGCAGCGAACTCCAGTCGAAACCGCGCTCGACCGTGAACACCGAGCGGTCGGTGAAGCCCGCCGCGCGCGCAGCCGCACGGATGCGGTCACAGGCTTCCTGCGCGAGCAGGTGCTCGTCGCCGTACACGACGTACAGTCCGGCGAGGCCCTTGGCGAGATGCGCTTCGAGCGCGTCAGGTCGCAGTTGCATGGCTGGCGGTTGACGGGATGGATGAGATTCGACGAATCACGAACAGAGCGACGCTCACAGCGGCGGCGGCGGCAGCGGTGCGCGCGGCGCGATGGCCGGCACGGCTTCTGCCGGTGTCGGATGCAGCGAGCGCACCACGCCGAGACGGCGGACCAGCTGATCGACCGCGTCGTTCTCCATGTCGGCGAACAGGATGTCGGACTCGGCGGCCTTCGCCTGCGAGAACTGGTCGCTATAGGTCATCGCGCGGTTCAGCGCGATCACGCTGCCCGGAATCAGCACGGTGCCGTCCTTGCCGGTCAGCGTGTAGGTCATATGCAGATTCAGCTGATACTCGGCGACGACGCCCAGCGAATTCAGCGTCAGCGTGCTGGTGCTGCGGTTCTGCGTGATTTGCAGGATCGCGTCGGCATTGGCGGGCGTGCTGACCACCACGGTGTCGCTGCCGCCCTGCACCATGCGCGTGAAGCGCGCGATGGCCGCGGGCGAGCCGCCCGCCACATAGAGGCGCTTGAACGCGAAGTCCTGCTGGCCGCGCAACTGGAAGCCGCAGGCCGACAACATCATTACGCTGCAAACGAGCGTCAAAAACGATCTGCGAGTCACATTCGCTCCCGGTTCGCAGTGGATTCGCGGTGCCGAGGAACGCCGCCGGGCGGCGTTCCATCTGCCGGATGAAGGTGTGGAAACGTCAAACGACCACGTTCACGAGACGGCCCGGCACCACGATTATCTTCTTCGGCGCCTTGCCTTCGCTGAACTTCCCGACCATTTCGTGCGCGGCCGCCTGCTGCTCGATGGCTTCGCGCGATGCGTCCTTGGCCACCGTGATGGCGCCACGCACCTTGCCGTTCACCTGCAGCACAAGTTCGATCTCGGCCTGCTCGAGCGCCTTCTCGTCGACCTTCGGCCACGGCGCGTCGAGCAGCGGGCCGAATTCGTCCGCGTAGCCAAGCTCCTGCCACAGTCGGAACGTCAGGTGCGGAACGACGGGGTACAGCACGCGCAGCATCACGCCGTAGGTTTCACGCAGCACGGCTGTCTGCGCGCCCTTCGCGCCGTCGAGCGCGTTGAGCATCTTCATCGCGGCCGACACCACCGTGTTGTATTGCAGACGCTGATAGTCGAAGTCCGCCTGCTTCAGCACGCTGTAGATCTCGCGACGCAACGCCTTGTCGGCTTCGCCCGCCTGAGCGGCGTCGAACTGGCCGCCCGCGCGCAGCGCGGCTTCATTCGTGTAGCCGAAGTTCCACACGCGACGCAGGAAGCGGCTCGCGCCTTCGACGCCCGAACCCGACCACTCGAGCTGCTGCTCGGGCGGTGCGGCGAACATCACGAACAGACGCGCGGTGTCCGCGCCGTGCTGATCGATCAGCATCTGCGGGTCGACGCCGTTGTTCTTCGACTTCGACATCTTCTCGACGCCGCCAAGCACGACCGGCTGGCCGTCCGCGTTCAGCAGCGCGCCGACCGGGCGGCCCTTGTCGTCGAACGACACGGTGACGTCGGCCGGGTTGTACCAGGTCTTCTTGCCCGCTTCGTTTTCGCGGTAGTAGGTTTCATTGAGCACCATGCCCTGCGTGAGCAGGTTCTTCGCCGGCTCGCCGAACTTCACGAGACCGAGGTCGCGCATCACCTTCGCCCAGAAGCGCGAGTACAGCAGGTGCAGGATCGCGTGCTCGATGCCGCCGATGTACTGGTCCATCGGCGCCCAGTAGTCGGTGCGCTCGTCGACCATCGTCTTCGCATCCGGCGACGCGTAGCGGTAGAAGTACCACGACGAGTCGACGAAGGTGTCCATCGTGTCGGTTTCGCGCTTCGCCGCGCCGCCGCACTTCGGACACGTGCAGTTCAGGAACGCTTCGGACTTCGCAAGCGGATTGCCCGTGCCGTCCGGCACGAGGTCTTCCGGCAGCACGACGGGCAGATCCTGTTCCGGCACCGGCACGTCGCCGCAGCTCGGGCAGTGGATGATCGGAATCGGCGTGCCCCAATAACGCTGGCGCGACACGCCCCAGTCACGCAGACGCCACGTGATCTGCTTGTCGCCGAGGCCGAGCTCCTTGAGATCGGCGGCGATGCAGTCCACTGCTTCGTCGTACGCGAGACCGTCATACTTGCCGCTGTTCACCAGCGTGCCGGCTTTCTCGCCGTACCACTCGGCCCAGGCTTGCGTCGAGAATTGCTTGCCTTCGACCGCCACCACCTGCTTCACCGGCAAACCGTACTTCTTCACGAACGCGAAGTCGCGCTCGTCGTGCGCCGGCACGCCCATCACAGCGCCTTCGCCGTAAGTCATCAGCACGTAGTTGCCGATCCACACCTCGACCTGCTCCTGCGTCAGCGGATGCGTGACGTAAAAGCCGGTGGCCATGCCCTTCTTTTCCATCGTCGCGACGTCGGCTTCGGCGACGCCGCCGCGCTTGCATTCGTCGATGAACGCCTGCAGCTCCGGCTTGCCTTGCGCGAGGCGCGTGGCAAGCGGATGCTCGGCGGCAATCGCGCAAAACGTGACGCCCATGATCGTGTCGGCGCGCGTCGTAAACACGCGCAGCAGCTTCTGTTCGCCGTCGATCTCGTACGGGAACCCGAAGTTCACCCCGAAGCTCTTGCCGATCCAGTTCTGCTGCATGATCTTCACGCGCTCAGGCCAGCCGAGGCCATCGAGATCGTTCAGCAGCTCATCCGCGTACTGCGTAATGCGCATGTAGTACATCGGGATTTCGCGCTTCTCGACGAGCGCGCCCGAGCGCCAGCCGCGCCCGTCGATCACCTGCTCGTTCGCGAGCACGGTCTGGTCGACCGGGTCCCAGTTCACGGTGCCGGTTTTCTTGTACGCGATGCCCTTTTCCAGCATCTTCAGGAACAGCCACTGGTTCCACTTGTAATAGTCAGGGCTGCAAGTCGCGACTTCGCGCGACCAGTCGATTGCGAGGCCCATCGACTGCATCTGCTTCTTCATATAAGCGATGTTGTCGTAGGTCCACTGCGCGGGCGGCACGTTGTTGGCCATCGCGGCGTTTTCCGCCGGCATGCCGAACGCGTCCCAACCCATCGGCATCAGCACGTTGTAGCCGTTCATCCGCAGATAGCGGTACATCACGTCGTTGATCGTGTAGTTGCGCACGTGCCCCATGTGCAGCTTGCCCGACGGATACGGCAGCATCGAGACGCAGTAGAACTTGGGCTTGTCGCTGGTTTCCGTCGTCTTGTAGGCGTCGATGGCGCGCCATTGCCCTTGCGCGGCGGCTTCGACGTCGGAGGGAACGTATTTTTCGTGCATGGTGTGATGGGATCGCTGGGTTCGGTGCTTTCGCACCGGCCTGGTGCTCTGCAGAATATTGTGGCGTCGTTTCCCCATTGGCGAGGAAAGGGCTGATTATACCGTTCGCGGACGGGTGCGCCGCGCAGCGTGGTGCGCGGCCGGGTATGCCGGATTCGTGGACGTGGTGCGCGCCCAGCGACGCTCAGTGCGGCGCGGCGGGCGGCGGCGGGTCCGTCACGAAGCCGATCCGCTCGAGCCCGGCCTGCTGCGCGGCGCCCATCACCTGTGCGATCACCTCGTAGCGCGTCGAGCGCTCCGCGCGTAGCTGGATGTCCGGTTGGTCCGCCTGCTTGCCGGCCTCGGCGAACTGCGCGCGCATCTGCGCGAGCGTGATCGCCTTGCCGTTCCAGTAGAGCTTGCCGGCTGCGTCTATGGAAAGGGAAATGGTCTGCGGGGTCTGACGCGCGGGCGCCGCCGCGACCTTCGGCAGATCGAGCCGGATCGCGTGCGAGAACAGCGGCGCGGTGATGATGAAAATCACCAGCAGCACCAGCATCACGTCGATCAGCGGCGTCATGTTGATCTCGGCCATCGGCGCGGCCGTCTGCTTCTTCTCGAGTCCGCCGAATGCCATGTCGCCTCCCTGCGTTTGAGCTTGCCTGTGCGATGTGCAGTGCGCCGTTCGCCGCGGTATGCAGTCAACTGCCGCGTTGCACGTCAGCGCTGCGCCTCGTGCGCCGCCTGCTGCGCGCGCGCCGGCGTCGGTGCGTGCTCGGCCGGCCCGCACACGTAGGCGTGCAGATCGTGCGCGAAGCCATCCAGATCCTCGCACAATTGCCGCACGAGGCGCCCCAGCACGTTATACGCGAGCACCGCCGGAATCGCGACCACCAGACCGAACGCGGTCATGATCAGCGCCTCGCCGACCGGTCCCGCGACATTCTCGATCTGCGCCTGCCCGCTCGCCGCGATGCTGCCGAGCGCGTGATAGATACCCCACACGGTGCCGAGCAGACCAACGAACGGCGCGGTGCTACCGACCGACGCGAGCAGCACCTGACCGAATTCGAGCCGCCGCTGCGACGCATTGAGCGCCTGGCGCAGCGCGCGCAGCACCCGTTCGCTACGCTCAACCCGCGCGAGCAGCGCGCCCGGAATGTCGACCTCGGCCGCATGGAGCGCTGCTTCGGCGAGCGGCGTGAACACGCGCTCGCGGTCGGTGCGGCGCAGTATGGCGACGCCTTCGGCGAGCGTCGGCGCCTGCCAGAAGCGCGGGATGGCCCGCGCGGCCTGACGTTTCGCGCGCGTCAGAATCCAGCTCTTGACGATCAGGAAGCACCAGCTCGCAATCGACATGGCCAGCAGCACATAGGCGACGCCATGCGTGAGCGCGTCGCTCGTTTGCAGGTAATGGATGATGCCGGTGCCGTCTGCCATCTGACCTCGCCGTGGGAAAGTGACTTCGGGAAGGCGCGCCCGGGATGCGCGGCCCCGCCTATGCGCAACAGGCTCCGCTCAACGCAGGCCGAGCACGTCCTGCATGTCGAAGAAGCCGTTGTCGTGGCTTTCGAGGAAGCGTACAGCACGAAGCGCGCCTTGTGCATATGACAGCCGGCTCGCCGACTTGTGCGTGATCTCGATGCGCTCGCCGATGCCCGCGAACAGCACCGTATGATCGCCGACGATATCGCCGCCGCGAATCGCCGAGAAGCCGATCGTCGACGGATCGCGCTCGCCGGTCACGCCTTCGCGGCCGTAGACCGCGCAGTCGTCGAGATTGCGGCCGAGCGCGTTGGCGATGACTTCGCCCATCGTCAGCGCGGTGCCGGACGGCGCGTCGACCTTGTGGCGATGATGCGCTTCGATGATCTCGATGTCGTAGCCGGTCGAGAAGTGCCGCGCCGCGTATTCGAGCAGCTTCAGCGTGACGTTCACGCCGACGCTCATGTTCGACGCGAACACGACGCCGATCTTCTGCGCCGCCGCGCGCAGCAGCGCTTTTTGCCCGTTGTCGAAACCGGTCGTGCCGATCACCATTTTCACGTTGTGGCGCTGCGCGGCTTCGAGATGCGCGAGCGTCGCGTCGGGGCGCGTGAAGTCGATCAGGTAGTCGGATTCGGCGAACACGCGCTCGATGTCGTCGGACAGCTGCACACCGGTCTGCTTGCCGAGGAACGCGCCGGCGTCCTGACCAAGCTGCGCCGAACCTGCGCGGCAGAGTGCCCCGGACAGCGTGGCGTCGGCATCATTGAGGACGGTTTCGATCAGCATGCGGCCCATACGGCCCGATGCGCCAGCAATGGCAATTTTCATGACGATGAGGATTCGAAAAGAGTCAACCGGGATGAAGCCCGGCAAACGCGGCCCGGCAAATGCACCGACCAGTGTGCAGGATCGCGCCCGGTCGAGATAGGGACAAGCGGCGGCAGGTGGCAAGATCCGGCGGCAAAATCAGCCGGTTCGCTGCTGGCGCCAATGCGGGTGGCCGACCGCCGTGGCCCGCTCAGTTGGGCAACTGATGCAGTCCATTGCCG from Paraburkholderia sp. HP33-1 includes the following:
- a CDS encoding MotA/TolQ/ExbB proton channel family protein, translating into MADGTGIIHYLQTSDALTHGVAYVLLAMSIASWCFLIVKSWILTRAKRQAARAIPRFWQAPTLAEGVAILRRTDRERVFTPLAEAALHAAEVDIPGALLARVERSERVLRALRQALNASQRRLEFGQVLLASVGSTAPFVGLLGTVWGIYHALGSIAASGQAQIENVAGPVGEALIMTAFGLVVAIPAVLAYNVLGRLVRQLCEDLDGFAHDLHAYVCGPAEHAPTPARAQQAAHEAQR
- the dapB gene encoding 4-hydroxy-tetrahydrodipicolinate reductase, which gives rise to MKIAIAGASGRMGRMLIETVLNDADATLSGALCRAGSAQLGQDAGAFLGKQTGVQLSDDIERVFAESDYLIDFTRPDATLAHLEAAQRHNVKMVIGTTGFDNGQKALLRAAAQKIGVVFASNMSVGVNVTLKLLEYAARHFSTGYDIEIIEAHHRHKVDAPSGTALTMGEVIANALGRNLDDCAVYGREGVTGERDPSTIGFSAIRGGDIVGDHTVLFAGIGERIEITHKSASRLSYAQGALRAVRFLESHDNGFFDMQDVLGLR